From the genome of Triticum aestivum cultivar Chinese Spring chromosome 3B, IWGSC CS RefSeq v2.1, whole genome shotgun sequence, one region includes:
- the LOC123066648 gene encoding germin-like protein 1-3 has translation MAPKQLPAVLLAACATLLALAAPLLAGDPDMLQDFCVADYKSLNGPLRLNGFPCKRPENVTADDFFSSALALPGNTGNPVGSAVTAANVEKLPGLNTMGVSMSRVDYAAWGVNPPHTHPRATEIIYVLEGSLDVGFVTTAGKLFARTVCKGELFVFPRGLVHYQKNNGGAPAAAISAFNSQLPGTQSLALALFAASPPVPTDVLARALQIDGGLVEAIKSKFPPK, from the exons ATGGCGCCCAAGCAGCTCCCCGCCGTCCTCCTCGCCGCCTGCGCCACCCTCCTGGCCCTCGCCGCGCCATTGCTCGCCGGCGACCCCGACATGCTGCAGGACTTCTGCGTCGCCGATTACAAATCCCTCAACGGCC CATTGCGGCTGAACGGGTTCCCGTGCAAGAGGCCGGAGAACGTGACGGCGGACGACTTCTTCTCCTCCGCGCTGGCACTCCCGGGCAACACCGGCAACCCGGTTGGGTCTGCCGTGACGGCGGCGAACGTGGAGAAGCTCCCGGGGCTCAACACGATGGGCGTCTCCATGTCCCGCGTGGATTACGCGGCGTGGGGCGTGAACCCGCCGCACACCCACCCGCGCGCCACCGAGATCATTTACGTGTTGGAGGGCTCCCTCGACGTCGGCTTCGTCACCACCGCCGGCAAGCTCTTCGCCCGCACCGTCTGCAAGGGCGAGCTTTTCGTTTTCCCCCGCGGCCTCGTCCACTACCAGAAGAACAACGGTGGCGCGCCGGCCGCCGCCATCTCGGCCTTCAACAGCCAGCTTCCGGGCACGCAGTCCCTCGCCCTAGCGTTGTTCGCAGCCTCACCACCGGTGCCCACCGACGTGCTGGCCAGGGCGCTCCAGATCGACGGCGGCCTGGTGGAGGCCATCAA